The proteins below come from a single Mycolicibacterium sp. TY81 genomic window:
- a CDS encoding alkaline phosphatase family protein, producing the protein MTAGRCIGRVGGLAVALGIGTALAGWSDCPAWADTTGAGAAGSGSTSQTSSTSQASQAAAAPAKKPKKQRKPAKSKSKPANEEQAGKPDKKRDKPTADKPAADLPAADQTKAAERTKLAPWTAPPRVAGLNREEHPTAAAKTAGTPTVTAAISTQASSAQPTVKVAAVSTDPIAKLTRALRSLQAPVSPLSSTSVLVALAAVRDELERKTLKPTSAVAPQSVSTLADTTPNVLVIGVDGTNLSRVLADPANANFFQLMQGGTTAPASIVGHTTISNPSWTAILTGVWGERTGVINNIFNPAVYNRFPTVFNQLETFNPGIQTTAIANWDVISAIAVSGSVGADHVVNISHIAGDSNWSLTDDAVGDATEAAIAAADPNKPNFVFSYFVGVDENGHNYGGASTAYAEAVRNVDRNIGEIMQSVNDWEAATGEQWTVIVVTDHGHQDSKGFGHGFQSPNETSTFVIANNPDLFTAGGVNLKYQIVDVTPTVVTLFGGTPAPKSDGVSITGLGGSTVTPIDDDAALRAAVLDVIGKYGYPNIGTDLTLGVRTVAASVPYFLNQAFQQVTAQLRSIAEKNIFVISPLAQAMTVPVQLVGSLTYAATNVVAQVVARLTGVTGASLVPIFIPPLPPLVGTEDPAPAAACTVLVACGTSAGIIAA; encoded by the coding sequence ATGACAGCGGGAAGATGCATTGGCCGGGTCGGGGGACTGGCGGTCGCCCTGGGGATCGGAACCGCGCTCGCGGGGTGGAGCGACTGCCCGGCCTGGGCTGACACCACAGGGGCGGGAGCTGCAGGGTCGGGATCGACATCCCAGACCTCCTCGACCTCGCAGGCATCCCAGGCGGCAGCCGCTCCCGCCAAGAAGCCGAAAAAGCAGCGCAAGCCCGCCAAGTCGAAGTCGAAGCCCGCCAACGAGGAACAGGCCGGAAAGCCGGACAAGAAGCGCGACAAGCCCACCGCCGACAAGCCCGCCGCTGACCTGCCCGCCGCCGACCAGACGAAGGCCGCCGAGCGCACCAAGCTCGCGCCGTGGACAGCCCCGCCGCGCGTCGCCGGCCTCAACCGCGAAGAGCACCCGACGGCCGCGGCCAAGACTGCCGGCACGCCGACAGTCACCGCCGCGATCTCGACGCAAGCGAGCTCCGCGCAGCCCACGGTCAAGGTGGCCGCGGTATCGACAGATCCCATCGCCAAACTCACCAGGGCCCTGCGGTCGCTGCAGGCGCCGGTGTCTCCGCTCAGCTCGACATCGGTGCTGGTGGCCCTCGCTGCCGTGCGCGACGAACTGGAACGCAAGACCCTCAAGCCAACCAGCGCCGTTGCGCCGCAGTCGGTTTCGACGCTCGCTGACACCACGCCCAATGTGCTGGTGATCGGCGTCGATGGCACCAATCTGAGCCGGGTGCTGGCCGACCCGGCCAACGCCAACTTCTTCCAGCTCATGCAGGGCGGCACCACGGCGCCTGCGAGCATCGTCGGGCACACCACGATCAGCAATCCGTCATGGACCGCCATCCTCACCGGCGTCTGGGGTGAGAGGACCGGCGTCATCAACAACATCTTCAATCCAGCGGTCTACAACCGGTTTCCGACGGTGTTCAACCAACTGGAGACGTTCAATCCCGGCATCCAGACCACGGCGATCGCGAACTGGGACGTCATCTCGGCCATCGCCGTGTCGGGTTCGGTCGGCGCCGACCACGTCGTCAACATCTCGCACATCGCGGGTGACTCCAACTGGTCGCTCACCGACGATGCAGTCGGCGACGCGACCGAGGCCGCGATCGCCGCCGCCGACCCGAACAAGCCGAACTTCGTGTTCAGCTACTTCGTCGGCGTCGACGAGAACGGGCACAACTACGGCGGCGCGTCCACGGCATACGCCGAGGCGGTGCGGAACGTCGACCGCAACATCGGCGAGATCATGCAGTCGGTCAACGACTGGGAAGCGGCGACCGGCGAGCAGTGGACCGTCATCGTGGTCACCGACCACGGTCACCAGGACAGCAAGGGCTTCGGCCATGGGTTCCAATCACCCAATGAGACATCGACTTTCGTCATCGCCAACAACCCCGATCTGTTCACCGCCGGTGGCGTCAACCTGAAATACCAGATCGTCGACGTCACGCCGACGGTCGTGACGTTGTTCGGCGGCACACCGGCGCCCAAGTCCGACGGCGTCTCGATCACGGGCCTCGGCGGCAGCACCGTCACGCCGATCGACGACGACGCGGCACTGCGGGCTGCGGTACTGGACGTCATCGGCAAGTACGGGTACCCCAACATCGGCACCGACCTGACGCTCGGCGTGCGCACCGTCGCCGCGTCCGTGCCCTACTTCCTCAACCAGGCGTTCCAGCAGGTGACGGCGCAGTTGCGGTCGATCGCCGAGAAGAACATCTTCGTCATCAGCCCGCTGGCACAGGCGATGACCGTGCCCGTGCAGCTGGTCGGCAGCCTGACGTACGCCGCGACGAACGTCGTCGCGCAGGTCGTCGCCAGGCTGACCGGAGTCACCGGGGCCAGCCTCGTGCCGATCTTCATCCCGCCGCTGCCGCCGCTGGTCGGTACCGAGGACCCGGCCCCGGCAGCTGCTTGCACGGTCCTCGTGGCATGCGGCACGTCGGCGGGGATCATCGCGGCTTGA
- the ligA gene encoding NAD-dependent DNA ligase LigA, protein MSSPDPDVRRQWQELAEEVRGHQFRYYVKDAPIISDGEFDKLLGELQEIEERYPELRTPDSPTQLVGGAGFATEFGEAQHLERMLSLDNAFNTDELTAWAARLTNELGRELEYLCELKVDGVALALVYRDGKLVRGATRGDGRTGEDVTLNARTITDVPEQLTGTDEFPVPAVLEVRGEVYFRVEDFAALNASLVEEGKAPFANPRNSAAGSLRQKNPAVTARRRLHMICHGLGYTEGFEPASLHDAYRALQAWGLPVSDHTTRVIGIAAVAERVAYWGEHRHDVDHEIDGLVVKLDDRTLQRRLGATSRAPRWAIAYKYPPEEVTTKLLDIRVSVGRTGRVTPFAYMEPVTVAGSTVGLATLHNATEVKRKGVLIGDTVVIRKAGDVIPEVLGPVVDLRDGTEREFVMPATCPECGSTLAPSKEGDADIRCPNTRSCPAQLRERVFHVAGRGAFDIEGLGYEAATALLAAGVITDEGDVFNLTQDDLLRTSLFKTQKGELSANGARLLANLGKAKQQPLWRVLVALSIRHVGPTAARALAAEFGDLQAITEASEERLAAVEGVGPTIAAAVIDWFTVDWHRAIVDKWRAAGVRMADERDASIERTLEGLSIVVTGSLTGFSRDEAKEAILVRGGKAAGSVSKKTAYVVAGDAPGSKYDKAVELGVPILDEDGFRRLLEEGPDAL, encoded by the coding sequence GTGAGCTCACCCGATCCCGACGTGCGCCGGCAATGGCAGGAACTGGCCGAAGAAGTCCGCGGTCACCAGTTCCGCTACTACGTCAAAGATGCACCGATCATCTCCGACGGTGAGTTCGACAAGCTGCTCGGTGAATTGCAGGAGATCGAAGAGCGGTACCCCGAGCTGCGGACGCCGGATTCGCCGACGCAGCTGGTCGGCGGCGCCGGGTTCGCGACCGAGTTCGGCGAGGCACAGCACCTGGAGCGGATGCTGTCGCTCGACAATGCCTTCAACACCGATGAGCTGACGGCGTGGGCCGCGCGGCTCACCAACGAGCTGGGCCGCGAACTCGAGTACCTCTGCGAGCTCAAGGTCGACGGCGTCGCGCTGGCGCTGGTCTACCGCGACGGCAAGCTGGTGCGTGGCGCCACCCGCGGGGACGGCCGCACGGGCGAAGATGTCACGCTCAATGCCCGCACCATCACCGACGTCCCCGAGCAGCTGACCGGCACCGACGAATTCCCGGTGCCGGCGGTGCTGGAAGTCCGTGGCGAGGTGTACTTCCGCGTCGAGGATTTCGCCGCGCTCAACGCCAGCCTTGTCGAGGAGGGCAAGGCGCCGTTCGCCAATCCGCGCAACAGCGCCGCCGGGTCGCTGCGGCAGAAGAACCCGGCCGTCACCGCGCGGCGTCGGCTGCACATGATCTGCCACGGTCTGGGCTACACCGAAGGCTTCGAGCCGGCATCGCTGCACGACGCGTACCGTGCGCTGCAGGCGTGGGGCCTGCCGGTGTCGGACCACACGACCCGCGTCATCGGCATCGCGGCGGTGGCCGAACGCGTCGCGTACTGGGGCGAGCACCGTCACGACGTCGATCACGAAATCGACGGTCTGGTGGTCAAATTGGATGACCGCACGCTGCAGCGCCGCCTCGGCGCCACCAGCCGGGCGCCGCGGTGGGCCATCGCGTACAAGTACCCGCCCGAGGAGGTCACCACCAAGCTGCTCGACATCCGGGTGAGTGTGGGCCGTACCGGCCGCGTCACGCCGTTCGCGTACATGGAGCCCGTCACCGTGGCGGGATCGACCGTCGGGCTCGCGACGTTGCACAACGCCACCGAGGTGAAGCGCAAGGGCGTGCTGATCGGCGACACCGTGGTGATCCGCAAGGCCGGCGACGTCATCCCCGAGGTGCTCGGCCCGGTCGTCGATCTGCGTGACGGTACTGAACGTGAATTCGTCATGCCCGCAACGTGTCCCGAATGCGGTAGCACGCTGGCGCCGTCGAAGGAGGGCGACGCCGACATCCGCTGCCCCAACACCCGGTCCTGCCCCGCGCAGCTGCGCGAGCGGGTTTTCCATGTCGCGGGCCGCGGCGCCTTCGACATCGAGGGCCTCGGCTACGAGGCGGCCACCGCACTGCTGGCCGCCGGCGTCATCACCGATGAGGGCGACGTCTTCAACCTCACCCAAGACGACCTGCTGCGCACCAGCCTGTTCAAGACCCAGAAGGGCGAGCTCTCGGCCAACGGAGCCAGGCTGCTGGCCAACCTCGGCAAGGCCAAGCAGCAGCCGTTGTGGCGGGTGCTGGTGGCGCTGTCCATCCGGCACGTCGGTCCGACGGCCGCTCGGGCGCTGGCCGCGGAATTCGGTGACCTGCAAGCGATCACCGAAGCCTCCGAGGAGCGGCTGGCCGCTGTCGAGGGCGTCGGTCCGACCATCGCCGCCGCCGTGATCGACTGGTTCACCGTCGACTGGCACCGTGCCATCGTCGACAAGTGGCGCGCCGCGGGCGTGCGCATGGCCGACGAACGCGACGCGAGCATCGAGCGCACGCTGGAAGGCCTGTCGATCGTGGTGACCGGCTCGCTGACCGGCTTCTCGCGGGACGAGGCCAAAGAGGCGATCCTGGTGCGCGGCGGCAAGGCGGCCGGTTCGGTGTCGAAGAAGACCGCCTACGTGGTGGCCGGCGACGCGCCGGGATCCAAGTACGACAAGGCCGTCGAACTCGGCGTGCCGATTCTCGACGAAGACGGCTTCCGGCGG
- a CDS encoding MmcQ/YjbR family DNA-binding protein — protein MPHPIMFDDDDPGLAELRAVALSFPEAFEKVSWGRPVFCAPKMFAMYGGNSKATGEMVAYPHSLLVKVDESDRAALEQDSRFYYPAYMGPSGWLGLDFTAAKVDWDEVRELLDASFRLVATKRLIKLLDAQ, from the coding sequence GTGCCGCATCCGATCATGTTCGACGATGACGACCCCGGCCTGGCAGAGCTGCGCGCGGTCGCGCTGAGCTTCCCCGAGGCCTTCGAGAAGGTGTCGTGGGGCCGGCCGGTGTTCTGTGCGCCCAAGATGTTCGCGATGTACGGCGGCAATTCGAAGGCGACGGGCGAGATGGTCGCCTACCCGCATTCCCTGCTGGTCAAGGTCGACGAGTCCGACCGCGCAGCACTGGAACAGGATTCGCGCTTCTACTACCCCGCCTACATGGGTCCGTCAGGCTGGCTCGGGCTGGATTTCACCGCGGCGAAGGTCGACTGGGACGAGGTCCGAGAACTGCTCGACGCATCGTTCCGGCTCGTCGCGACCAAGCGATTGATCAAGCTGCTCGACGCGCAATGA
- a CDS encoding bifunctional 2-polyprenyl-6-hydroxyphenol methylase/3-demethylubiquinol 3-O-methyltransferase UbiG, with protein MPGFLAATRDGYDRAAAHYVARFQDHLDDRPVDRAMIGAFAELVDRGASVLDVGCGTGVATAALAAAGLDVTGIDLSPNMIAQARQHNPALEFRVGSMLDLDVAEGSVGGLCAWYSIIHVPDEYLSRVFAEFHRVLSPGGVLLLAFQVGDEPRVLTDFDGELVDLTFIRRRPEFVADLLSGSGFRVYAETVRQPDEDAAESTPQAYLIARRAA; from the coding sequence ATGCCCGGTTTCCTGGCCGCGACCCGCGACGGCTACGACCGTGCGGCCGCGCACTACGTCGCTCGGTTCCAAGACCATCTCGACGACCGGCCGGTGGACCGGGCCATGATCGGCGCGTTCGCCGAACTGGTGGACCGCGGGGCCAGCGTGCTGGACGTGGGCTGCGGCACCGGTGTGGCCACTGCGGCACTGGCAGCGGCCGGCCTCGACGTCACCGGAATCGATCTGTCTCCCAACATGATCGCGCAGGCGCGGCAGCACAATCCGGCTCTGGAGTTCCGCGTCGGGTCGATGCTCGACCTCGACGTGGCCGAGGGCAGCGTCGGCGGGCTCTGTGCCTGGTACTCGATCATCCATGTTCCGGATGAGTACCTGTCGCGAGTCTTCGCCGAGTTCCACCGGGTCCTGTCGCCGGGCGGGGTGTTGCTGTTGGCATTTCAGGTCGGTGATGAGCCGCGGGTGCTGACGGACTTCGACGGCGAGTTGGTGGACCTGACGTTCATCCGCCGGCGGCCCGAGTTCGTCGCAGACCTGTTGTCGGGCAGCGGGTTTCGCGTCTATGCGGAAACGGTCCGGCAACCCGACGAAGACGCGGCCGAATCCACGCCGCAGGCCTACCTCATTGCGCGTCGAGCAGCTTGA